The following are from one region of the Microbacterium paraoxydans genome:
- a CDS encoding P-loop NTPase family protein, whose translation MLSADDPLPFRPARVLVAGVTGSGKTTLSRRLAALWDLRHVEIDGLFHGPDWTPRAEFLDDVRALAAEERWVTEWQYTSKGTDEILTPRAQLALWLDYPYRVVRSRLLRRTLGRSILRTRMWNGNVEKPIWRMLGATPEESILAWQTATLHKWSERFPAVQERFPHLTIVRLTHPRETERWLRAQTEVGVSTAPPKRRSRER comes from the coding sequence ATGCTCTCCGCCGACGATCCCCTCCCCTTCCGGCCCGCACGGGTGCTCGTCGCGGGCGTCACCGGGTCGGGGAAGACGACTCTGTCCCGACGGCTCGCCGCCCTCTGGGACCTCCGTCACGTGGAGATCGACGGCCTGTTCCACGGCCCGGACTGGACCCCGCGGGCGGAGTTCCTCGACGACGTGCGCGCCTTGGCCGCGGAGGAGCGGTGGGTGACCGAGTGGCAGTACACGAGCAAGGGCACCGACGAGATCCTGACCCCGAGGGCGCAGCTCGCGCTCTGGCTCGACTACCCGTACCGCGTGGTGCGGTCGCGTCTGCTCCGGCGCACCCTCGGCCGCAGCATCCTGCGCACCCGGATGTGGAACGGCAACGTCGAGAAGCCGATCTGGCGGATGCTGGGGGCCACGCCGGAGGAGAGCATCCTGGCCTGGCAGACGGCGACGCTGCACAAATGGTCCGAGCGCTTCCCGGCGGTGCAGGAGCGCTTCCCCCACCTCACGATCGTGCGTCTGACGCATCCGCGCGAGACGGAGCGCTGGCTGCGAGCTCAGACCGAGGTCGGGGTGTCCACGGCGCCGCCGAAGCGTCGGTCCCGGGAGAGGTAG
- a CDS encoding VOC family protein: MNITQTALSLNVPDVAASAAFAMTHFGFEEAMSAEGFVSLQHPGPVPNVIFLETGLSTFRPQEIAGSAGQGTLIVFVVDDIDDEFARIAAAGARVVTPPETEPWGERYCQFADHNGLIWQLVQWLD, translated from the coding sequence GTGAACATCACGCAGACCGCTCTCTCGCTCAACGTCCCCGACGTCGCAGCCTCCGCAGCCTTCGCCATGACGCACTTCGGTTTCGAGGAGGCGATGTCCGCGGAGGGCTTCGTCTCGTTGCAGCACCCGGGGCCCGTGCCGAATGTCATCTTCCTCGAGACGGGGCTGTCGACGTTCCGCCCGCAGGAGATCGCCGGATCCGCCGGTCAGGGAACCCTGATCGTCTTCGTCGTCGACGATATCGACGACGAGTTCGCCCGGATCGCGGCCGCTGGCGCTCGCGTGGTCACCCCACCCGAGACCGAGCCCTGGGGCGAGCGATACTGCCAGTTCGCCGACCACAACGGCCTCATCTGGCAGCTGGTGCAGTGGTTGGACTGA
- a CDS encoding trimeric intracellular cation channel family protein, whose amino-acid sequence MTEPLFTIPLWADLLGVGLGGVQGAMFAAGFQGQRRLDWLGVAIIGIMIGMGGGLIRDILLGQTPATLQNQWYLVTAAGAALLGMLLAGLFTRLNTAIVVLDAVVIGMFGAFGTSKALAFGIPEVPAVFIGVCAAVGGSVLRDMLMGLPTAIMHVGSLYAVAAAAGCTFIVVANAVGMPIPLAAVIGIVVTAVIRILAVTFDVSLPEQRRLYRRKVAAETGAIPIVKPQD is encoded by the coding sequence GTGACCGAACCGCTCTTCACCATTCCGCTGTGGGCGGACCTCCTCGGCGTCGGTCTCGGCGGAGTGCAGGGCGCGATGTTCGCCGCCGGATTCCAGGGCCAGCGCCGGCTCGACTGGCTGGGCGTCGCGATCATCGGGATCATGATCGGCATGGGCGGCGGTCTCATCCGCGACATCCTGCTCGGACAGACACCGGCCACCCTGCAGAACCAGTGGTACCTGGTCACCGCAGCGGGTGCGGCCTTGCTCGGCATGCTGCTGGCCGGACTCTTCACGCGACTCAACACGGCGATCGTGGTGCTGGACGCCGTCGTGATCGGGATGTTCGGCGCCTTCGGGACGAGCAAGGCCCTCGCCTTCGGCATCCCCGAGGTTCCCGCGGTCTTCATCGGGGTCTGCGCCGCGGTCGGCGGGAGCGTGCTCCGCGACATGCTGATGGGCCTGCCGACGGCGATCATGCACGTCGGCTCCCTGTATGCCGTGGCTGCGGCCGCCGGCTGCACGTTCATCGTCGTCGCGAACGCCGTCGGGATGCCCATCCCCCTCGCGGCCGTCATCGGCATCGTCGTGACCGCCGTGATCCGGATCCTCGCCGTGACGTTCGACGTCTCGCTGCCGGAGCAGCGCCGTCTCTACCGCCGCAAGGTCGCCGCGGAGACCGGTGCCATCCCGATCGTGAAGCCCCAGGACTGA
- a CDS encoding glutathione peroxidase — protein MTDSALRSIPFTDAQGQEKTLDDLGADVVLVVNVASKCGLTPQYEQLEELQRRFGDRGFTVVGFPCNQFFGQEPGSVDEILEFCSTTYGVSFPVNDKIKVNGKNAAELYKALKETPDAGGKAGRVEWNFEKFLVLPDGDVLRFRPKQKPDAPEIVEAIEAALPR, from the coding sequence ATGACCGATTCCGCACTCCGTTCCATCCCCTTCACCGACGCCCAGGGGCAGGAGAAGACTCTGGACGATCTGGGTGCCGACGTGGTGCTCGTGGTGAACGTGGCCTCCAAGTGCGGCCTCACTCCGCAGTACGAGCAGCTGGAGGAGCTGCAGCGGCGCTTCGGAGACCGCGGCTTCACCGTGGTCGGCTTCCCCTGCAACCAGTTCTTCGGACAGGAGCCCGGTTCTGTCGACGAGATCCTCGAGTTCTGCTCCACGACGTACGGCGTCTCCTTCCCGGTGAACGACAAGATCAAGGTCAACGGCAAGAACGCCGCCGAGCTCTACAAGGCGCTCAAGGAGACGCCGGATGCGGGGGGCAAGGCCGGCCGCGTCGAGTGGAACTTCGAGAAGTTCCTCGTGCTGCCGGACGGCGACGTGCTGCGCTTCCGCCCGAAGCAGAAGCCGGACGCTCCCGAGATCGTCGAGGCGATCGAGGCCGCACTCCCCCGCTGA
- the leuA gene encoding 2-isopropylmalate synthase, translated as MQNTQRPSAMPIHKYRPFHEQINVHLPDRTWPDARITEAPRWCAVDLRDGNQALIDPMSPERKRVMFELLVSMGYKEIEVGFPSASQTDFDFVRQLIEENLIPDDVTIQVLTQAREHLIARTYEAIAGAKQAIVHLYNSTSVLQREVVFRTDKQGIIDIALEGARLCRRFEKTIPDTQVYYEYSPESYTGTELEFAVDVCNQVIEIFEPTPDRKVIINLPATVEMATPNVYADSIEWMSRHLNHRENVILSLHPHNDRGTAIAAAELGYMAGADRIEGCLFGNGERTGNVDLVALGINMFTQGIDPQIDFSDIDQVKRTVEYCNQLPVPERSPWAGDLVFTAFSGSHQDAIKKGFEAMAAEAEAQGVTVDEIEWAVPYLPVDPKDLGRSYEAVIRVNSQSGKGGVAYLLKSDHAIDLPRKLQIEFSGVVQAKTDAEGGEVTSDQIWSIFTDEYLPAADTEAKWGRFELLATQTRSDMSGDVVLDVVLRDDDQEVSVSGNGNGPVAAFVEVLRGQGFDITVYDYVEHALSAGGDAQAAAYVELQVGDQRLWGVGIDGDISTASLKAIVSGVNRSIRSRQQELAAV; from the coding sequence ATGCAGAACACCCAGCGCCCGTCCGCGATGCCGATCCACAAGTACCGGCCGTTCCACGAGCAGATCAACGTCCACCTGCCTGACCGCACATGGCCCGATGCCCGCATCACCGAGGCGCCCCGCTGGTGCGCCGTCGACCTCCGCGACGGCAACCAGGCCCTCATCGACCCCATGTCGCCCGAGCGCAAGCGCGTCATGTTCGAGCTGCTCGTCAGCATGGGGTACAAGGAGATCGAGGTCGGCTTCCCCTCTGCGAGTCAGACCGACTTCGACTTCGTGCGTCAGCTGATCGAGGAGAACCTCATCCCGGATGACGTCACGATCCAGGTACTGACGCAGGCACGCGAGCATCTGATCGCGCGCACCTACGAGGCCATCGCCGGTGCCAAGCAGGCCATCGTGCACCTGTACAACTCCACGAGCGTGCTGCAGCGCGAGGTCGTGTTCCGCACCGACAAGCAGGGCATCATCGACATCGCGCTCGAGGGCGCTCGGCTGTGCCGTCGGTTCGAGAAGACGATCCCGGACACGCAGGTGTACTACGAGTACTCCCCGGAGAGCTACACCGGCACCGAGCTGGAGTTCGCGGTCGACGTCTGCAACCAGGTCATCGAGATCTTCGAACCCACGCCGGACCGCAAGGTCATCATCAACCTCCCCGCGACCGTGGAGATGGCGACGCCGAACGTCTACGCCGACTCGATCGAATGGATGAGCCGTCACCTGAACCACCGCGAGAACGTGATCCTGTCGCTGCACCCGCACAACGACCGCGGCACCGCGATCGCCGCGGCCGAGCTGGGGTACATGGCCGGAGCCGACCGCATCGAGGGGTGCCTCTTCGGCAACGGGGAGCGCACGGGCAACGTCGACCTCGTCGCCCTCGGCATCAACATGTTCACGCAGGGCATCGACCCGCAGATCGACTTCAGCGACATCGACCAGGTCAAGCGCACGGTCGAGTACTGCAACCAGCTGCCGGTTCCGGAGCGCAGCCCGTGGGCCGGGGACCTCGTCTTCACGGCGTTCAGTGGCTCGCACCAGGACGCCATCAAGAAGGGCTTCGAGGCCATGGCCGCCGAGGCCGAGGCGCAGGGTGTCACGGTCGATGAGATCGAGTGGGCCGTGCCGTACCTGCCCGTGGACCCGAAGGACCTCGGTCGCTCCTACGAGGCCGTCATCCGCGTGAACTCCCAGTCCGGCAAGGGCGGCGTCGCGTACCTGCTGAAGTCCGACCATGCGATCGATCTGCCGCGCAAGCTCCAGATCGAGTTCTCCGGGGTCGTGCAGGCCAAGACGGACGCCGAGGGCGGCGAGGTCACCAGCGACCAGATCTGGTCGATCTTCACCGACGAGTACCTGCCGGCCGCCGACACCGAGGCGAAGTGGGGCCGGTTCGAGCTGCTCGCCACGCAGACCCGGAGCGACATGTCCGGTGACGTCGTGCTCGACGTCGTGCTGCGGGACGACGACCAGGAGGTCTCCGTGTCGGGCAACGGCAACGGTCCGGTCGCCGCGTTCGTGGAGGTGCTGCGGGGTCAGGGCTTCGACATCACGGTCTACGACTACGTCGAGCACGCTCTCAGCGCCGGCGGGGACGCGCAGGCCGCCGCGTATGTCGAGCTGCAGGTGGGAGACCAGCGCCTGTGGGGAGTCGGCATCGACGGCGACATCTCGACCGCGTCGCTCAAGGCGATCGTGTCCGGTGTGAACCGGTCGATCCGCAGCCGTCAGCAGGAGCTGGCCGCCGTCTGA
- a CDS encoding DsbA family oxidoreductase — translation MTEPIAIDIWSDIACPWCYIGKRNLEKGLEAVAADEDAPQVTVTFHSFELSPDTPVDFDGDEIDFLSGHKGMPRTQVEQMLANVTNVAANAGLQYRFDLLQHTNTVKAHELLHFAKAEGRQHEMEERLMSAYFTEGKHVGRIDDLVALAAEVGLDADRARAALESEQYLADVRQDQAQARAYGIQGVPFFVVDGQYGISGAQPPAAFENVIRDLWAQRSAAVEA, via the coding sequence GTGACTGAACCCATCGCCATCGACATCTGGTCCGACATCGCCTGCCCCTGGTGCTACATCGGCAAGCGCAACCTCGAGAAGGGGCTGGAAGCGGTCGCGGCCGACGAGGACGCTCCGCAGGTCACGGTCACCTTCCACTCCTTCGAGCTCTCCCCGGACACCCCGGTCGACTTCGACGGCGACGAGATCGACTTCCTCTCCGGGCACAAGGGGATGCCGCGCACGCAGGTCGAGCAGATGCTCGCCAACGTCACGAACGTCGCCGCGAACGCGGGCCTGCAGTACCGGTTCGACCTGCTGCAGCACACGAACACGGTGAAGGCGCACGAGCTGCTGCACTTCGCGAAGGCCGAGGGACGCCAGCACGAGATGGAGGAGCGGCTCATGTCCGCCTACTTCACCGAGGGCAAGCACGTGGGACGCATCGACGACCTCGTCGCCCTCGCCGCCGAGGTCGGTCTCGATGCCGATCGCGCCCGCGCCGCACTCGAGAGCGAGCAGTACCTCGCCGACGTCCGTCAGGACCAGGCGCAGGCTCGCGCCTACGGCATCCAGGGGGTGCCGTTCTTCGTCGTCGACGGCCAGTACGGCATCAGCGGCGCGCAGCCGCCGGCGGCGTTCGAGAACGTGATCCGCGACCTCTGGGCGCAGCGCAGCGCGGCCGTCGAGGCCTGA
- the dusB gene encoding tRNA dihydrouridine synthase DusB encodes MTLATAPARPLRIGPIDLDVPVVLAPMAGITNTAFRRLCREYGAGLYVSEMITSRALVERNETTMRLIRHHESETPRSIQLYGVDPKTIAEAVRIIVAEDHADHIDLNFGCPVPKVTRKGGGAALPWKSKLFADIVDQAVKAAGDIPLTVKMRKGIDRDHLTFLDAGRAAEDAGAAAVALHARTASEFYSGHADWSAIGELKQAVTSIPVLGNGDIWSADDAVRMMAETDCDGVVVGRGCLGRPWLFGQLALAFGGEGKTVDATLGFVADAFRRHAELLVEFFEDEDRGCRDIRKHVSWYFKGYPVGGDIRTGLATASSLQEIDDLLGRLDRAAPYPGADAEGQRGRAGHPKKTALPEKWLESRELASSASEMMRGAEIENSGG; translated from the coding sequence ATGACTCTCGCCACCGCCCCCGCCCGCCCCCTCCGCATCGGCCCGATCGACCTCGACGTGCCGGTCGTCCTCGCGCCGATGGCCGGGATCACGAACACGGCCTTCCGACGCCTGTGCCGGGAGTACGGGGCCGGCCTCTATGTCAGCGAGATGATCACCTCGCGCGCGCTGGTCGAACGCAACGAGACGACCATGCGACTGATCCGGCACCACGAGTCGGAGACACCGCGGTCCATCCAGCTCTACGGCGTCGATCCGAAGACCATCGCCGAGGCCGTCCGCATCATCGTCGCGGAAGACCACGCCGACCACATCGACCTCAACTTCGGCTGCCCGGTCCCGAAGGTGACGCGCAAGGGCGGCGGAGCGGCGCTGCCGTGGAAGTCGAAGCTCTTCGCCGACATCGTCGATCAGGCCGTGAAGGCCGCCGGCGACATCCCGTTGACGGTGAAGATGCGCAAGGGCATCGACCGCGACCACCTCACGTTCCTCGACGCCGGGCGGGCCGCCGAGGACGCTGGAGCCGCCGCCGTGGCGCTGCACGCCAGGACCGCGAGCGAGTTCTACTCCGGTCACGCCGACTGGAGCGCGATCGGCGAGCTCAAGCAGGCCGTGACCAGCATTCCCGTGCTGGGCAACGGCGACATCTGGTCGGCGGACGACGCCGTGCGCATGATGGCGGAGACCGACTGCGACGGCGTGGTCGTCGGCCGCGGGTGCCTGGGACGGCCGTGGCTGTTCGGGCAGCTCGCCCTCGCGTTCGGGGGAGAAGGCAAGACGGTCGATGCGACGCTCGGCTTCGTCGCCGACGCCTTCCGTCGGCACGCGGAGCTGCTCGTCGAGTTCTTCGAGGACGAGGACCGCGGCTGCCGCGACATCCGCAAGCACGTCTCCTGGTACTTCAAGGGCTACCCGGTGGGCGGAGACATCCGCACGGGCCTCGCCACCGCGTCGAGCCTGCAGGAGATCGACGACCTCCTGGGCCGACTCGACCGTGCGGCTCCGTACCCCGGCGCGGACGCCGAAGGGCAGCGCGGCCGCGCGGGACACCCGAAGAAGACGGCTCTTCCGGAGAAGTGGCTGGAGTCGCGCGAGCTCGCCTCGTCGGCGTCGGAGATGATGCGTGGAGCGGAGATCGAGAACAGTGGCGGATGA
- a CDS encoding deoxyguanosinetriphosphate triphosphohydrolase: MADDPRVGARADGYDPRDAERFIAETHRSERDDFARDRARVLHSAALRRLAAKTQVLSPASTADFARNRLTHSLEVAQVGRELAAALGVSADVVDTACLSHDLGHPPFGHNGERALNEWAAAIGGFEGNAQSLRILTRLEAKVLDADGSSVGLNLTRASLDATCKYPWTVDSPVPDPGGRLKFGVYPEDEAVFRWMRDGAPGRLRCIEAEIMDLSDDIAYSVHDFEDAIVNGYVDVAQLADPAAHEALLSRIQQWVGYDFTRDELADALYRLASQPMWLASFDRSRQDLARLKNLTSDLIGRFARAAVAATREAFGGTRLVRYNAHVIVPRVVEVEIAVLKGIMGQAIVTIDARKGVYKEQRRVLKRLADALWSTDTLWSAGADVLEPAFAADFVAAESDAERARVVVDQIASLTDQSAIDWHNRLVGEIDPAEVGIWTPRHARPGARTPVERRPVAEGAR, encoded by the coding sequence GTGGCGGATGACCCCCGGGTCGGCGCGCGCGCCGACGGCTATGACCCGCGCGACGCGGAGCGCTTCATCGCGGAGACCCATCGTTCCGAGCGGGACGACTTCGCCCGCGACCGCGCGCGCGTGCTGCACTCGGCGGCTCTGCGGCGGCTCGCCGCGAAGACGCAGGTGCTCAGCCCCGCCAGCACGGCCGACTTCGCCCGCAACCGTCTGACCCACTCGCTCGAGGTCGCGCAGGTCGGCCGGGAGCTCGCCGCGGCGCTCGGGGTCTCCGCGGACGTGGTGGACACCGCGTGCCTGAGCCATGACCTCGGCCACCCGCCGTTCGGCCACAACGGCGAGCGGGCGCTGAACGAGTGGGCGGCGGCCATCGGCGGCTTCGAGGGCAACGCCCAGTCGCTGCGCATCCTCACCCGGCTGGAGGCGAAGGTGCTCGACGCCGACGGCTCCTCCGTCGGCCTGAACCTCACGCGGGCGAGTCTCGACGCGACCTGCAAGTATCCGTGGACCGTCGACAGCCCCGTCCCCGACCCGGGGGGTCGGCTCAAGTTCGGCGTGTACCCGGAGGACGAGGCCGTGTTCCGCTGGATGCGCGACGGAGCACCGGGGCGGCTGCGCTGCATCGAGGCCGAGATCATGGACCTCTCCGACGACATCGCCTACTCGGTGCACGACTTCGAGGACGCGATCGTCAACGGCTACGTCGACGTCGCGCAGCTCGCCGACCCGGCGGCGCACGAGGCCCTGCTCAGCCGGATCCAGCAGTGGGTCGGCTACGACTTCACGCGCGACGAACTCGCCGACGCCCTCTATCGGCTCGCCTCGCAGCCGATGTGGCTGGCGTCCTTCGATCGTTCCCGACAGGATCTCGCCCGGCTCAAGAACCTCACCAGCGACCTCATCGGCCGGTTCGCGCGCGCGGCGGTCGCGGCCACCCGGGAGGCGTTCGGGGGCACGCGCCTGGTCCGCTACAACGCGCACGTGATCGTGCCTCGCGTCGTCGAGGTCGAGATCGCGGTTCTCAAGGGGATCATGGGTCAGGCGATCGTCACGATCGATGCCAGGAAGGGCGTCTACAAGGAGCAGCGCCGAGTGCTGAAGCGCTTGGCCGACGCCCTGTGGTCGACCGACACCCTGTGGTCGGCCGGCGCGGACGTGCTGGAGCCCGCGTTCGCCGCCGACTTCGTCGCCGCCGAGAGCGACGCGGAGCGGGCGCGGGTCGTCGTGGATCAGATCGCGAGCCTGACCGATCAGAGTGCGATCGACTGGCACAACCGCCTGGTCGGGGAGATCGACCCGGCGGAGGTCGGCATCTGGACGCCGCGTCATGCGCGCCCCGGCGCGCGCACGCCTGTCGAGAGGCGGCCCGTCGCAGAAGGCGCCCGCTGA
- a CDS encoding metallophosphoesterase family protein, with translation MPDRLPLSRRTVLTAGALGALGTALPLGTGPAAATIAPASPGGGQARNLRFRADGTFKVVQFNDTQDDELTDRRTVELMEKVLDQEKPDFVVINGDVITGGCETRLAVKQAINNVVMPMESRRIPWAVTYGNHDEDSLPQSGVDEAGMLKIYRSYEYNVNAENTRGVTGTSNTIVTIGSAAKKNREAFALWLMDSGRYAPDAIDGQDFDGYPAWDWLRMDQVAWYRDQSQRLEQRRGRKVPGLMFLHIALWEHRFMWWGGVDTRTAADAARGKARHGIVGERNEDECPGPFNSGMFNAILERGDVKGVFVGHDHVNDYTGDYYGVMLGYAPGTGFGAYGLPGAERNRMRGGRVFELKEAGDEVAISTRVVYARDLGIDLTANDQPMEPLPLGPRQQRL, from the coding sequence ATGCCCGACCGACTGCCCCTCAGCCGGCGAACTGTCCTCACCGCGGGAGCGCTCGGTGCGCTCGGTACCGCCCTCCCCCTCGGCACCGGACCTGCCGCAGCGACGATCGCCCCGGCGTCGCCGGGTGGTGGGCAGGCGCGGAACCTGCGCTTCCGTGCCGACGGCACCTTCAAGGTGGTGCAGTTCAACGACACGCAGGACGACGAGCTGACCGACCGCCGCACCGTCGAGCTGATGGAGAAGGTGCTCGACCAGGAGAAGCCGGACTTCGTCGTCATCAACGGCGACGTGATCACGGGCGGCTGCGAGACGCGGCTGGCGGTGAAGCAGGCCATCAACAACGTGGTCATGCCGATGGAGTCCCGTCGCATCCCCTGGGCGGTCACCTACGGCAACCACGACGAGGACTCGCTGCCACAGTCCGGCGTCGACGAAGCCGGGATGCTGAAGATCTACCGCTCGTACGAGTACAACGTGAACGCCGAGAACACGCGCGGCGTGACGGGCACGAGCAACACGATCGTGACGATCGGCTCCGCTGCGAAGAAGAACCGGGAGGCGTTCGCGCTCTGGCTGATGGACTCGGGCCGCTACGCGCCGGACGCCATCGACGGCCAGGACTTCGACGGCTACCCGGCCTGGGACTGGCTGCGCATGGACCAGGTCGCCTGGTACCGCGACCAGTCGCAGCGCCTGGAGCAGCGCCGTGGACGCAAGGTGCCCGGCCTCATGTTCCTCCACATCGCGCTGTGGGAGCACCGCTTCATGTGGTGGGGCGGTGTGGACACCCGTACGGCGGCCGACGCCGCGCGCGGCAAGGCCCGCCACGGCATCGTCGGCGAACGCAACGAGGACGAATGCCCCGGACCGTTCAACTCAGGCATGTTCAACGCGATCCTCGAACGTGGCGACGTGAAGGGCGTGTTCGTCGGGCACGACCACGTCAACGATTACACGGGCGACTACTACGGCGTGATGCTGGGCTATGCCCCGGGAACCGGCTTCGGCGCCTATGGTCTCCCTGGCGCCGAGCGCAACCGCATGCGCGGGGGCCGCGTGTTCGAGCTGAAGGAGGCGGGCGACGAGGTCGCCATCTCCACCAGGGTCGTCTACGCCCGGGATCTCGGCATCGACCTGACCGCGAACGACCAGCCGATGGAGCCGCTCCCCCTCGGACCCCGCCAGCAGCGCCTCTGA
- a CDS encoding TetR/AcrR family transcriptional regulator codes for MTKNLVDLLWRHSPVAPATPQRGPKARHSTDDVVDRAVALADVDGLAGVTIRSLAQSLDLTPMSIYTHVNSRADLLVLMADAMNARMLVAPVQASEWRAAVRAVAEDNLRLFRDHPWLIDIHDPRVALGPGTIAKYDRELHAFDGLGLGAVERDAALSFVLDFTLSAAARMREQQGAESFAASWAEAAPRLATYLGDDLPLARSVGQAAGESMGAPYDARTAWEFGLARVIDGLAAT; via the coding sequence ATGACCAAGAACCTCGTCGATCTGCTCTGGCGGCACAGCCCTGTGGCTCCCGCGACGCCACAGCGAGGACCGAAGGCGCGTCATTCGACGGATGACGTGGTCGACCGCGCTGTCGCGTTGGCTGACGTCGATGGCCTCGCGGGGGTGACCATCCGGTCTCTCGCGCAGAGCCTCGACCTGACGCCGATGTCGATCTACACCCACGTCAACAGCCGCGCCGACCTGCTCGTCCTGATGGCGGACGCGATGAATGCCAGGATGCTCGTCGCGCCTGTGCAGGCATCCGAGTGGCGCGCGGCGGTCCGGGCAGTCGCCGAGGACAACTTGCGCCTCTTCCGGGACCACCCGTGGCTCATCGACATCCACGATCCGCGGGTCGCGCTCGGCCCGGGCACCATCGCCAAGTACGACCGGGAACTCCACGCCTTCGACGGCCTCGGTCTCGGCGCCGTGGAGCGCGACGCGGCGTTGAGTTTCGTGTTGGACTTCACCCTCTCCGCGGCGGCGCGCATGCGCGAGCAGCAGGGTGCGGAGTCGTTCGCCGCCTCATGGGCGGAGGCGGCACCCCGGCTGGCGACCTACCTGGGTGACGATCTGCCGCTCGCCCGGTCGGTGGGCCAGGCTGCCGGGGAATCCATGGGTGCGCCCTACGACGCCCGGACGGCGTGGGAGTTCGGCCTCGCGCGCGTGATCGACGGGCTCGCCGCCACCTGA
- a CDS encoding isoprenyl transferase yields the protein MSPKPYTHKDAVPYRPIDWTGVYPPAFPAVPEHVAIVMDGNGRWANRRGLNRIEGHKAGEEVLLDVVAGAIQAGVKHLSVYAFSTENWARSPEEVRFLMGYNRDVLHRRRDQLNEWGVRVRWAGRKPRLWGSVIKELQYAEQLTRDNDVLTLTMCVNYGGRVELVDAMRAIAADVAAGRVKPNAISEKTIRRHLYVPDMPDVDLFLRSSGEQRTSNFLLWQSAYAEMVFLDTLWPDFSREELWRAIGVYLSRDRRFGGAVDTPTSV from the coding sequence GTGAGCCCGAAGCCCTACACGCACAAGGACGCCGTGCCGTATCGGCCGATCGACTGGACCGGCGTGTACCCGCCCGCGTTCCCGGCCGTCCCGGAGCACGTCGCCATCGTCATGGACGGCAACGGTCGCTGGGCGAACCGCCGGGGCCTCAACCGCATCGAGGGGCACAAGGCCGGGGAGGAGGTGCTGCTCGACGTCGTCGCGGGCGCGATCCAGGCCGGCGTGAAGCACCTCTCCGTCTATGCGTTCTCCACCGAGAACTGGGCCCGTTCCCCCGAGGAGGTCCGCTTCCTCATGGGGTACAACCGCGATGTCCTGCACCGCCGCCGCGATCAGCTCAACGAGTGGGGTGTGCGCGTGCGGTGGGCGGGGCGCAAGCCGCGCCTGTGGGGGAGCGTCATCAAGGAGCTGCAGTACGCCGAGCAGCTCACCCGCGACAACGACGTGCTCACCCTCACCATGTGCGTCAACTACGGCGGTCGGGTCGAACTCGTCGACGCGATGCGGGCCATCGCGGCCGATGTCGCGGCCGGGCGGGTGAAACCGAACGCGATCAGCGAGAAGACGATCCGTCGTCACCTCTACGTCCCGGACATGCCGGACGTGGACCTCTTCCTGCGCAGCTCGGGGGAGCAGCGCACCTCCAACTTCCTGCTGTGGCAGTCGGCCTACGCCGAGATGGTGTTCCTGGACACCCTGTGGCCGGACTTCTCCCGCGAGGAGCTCTGGCGCGCGATCGGGGTCTACCTCTCCCGGGACCGACGCTTCGGCGGCGCCGTGGACACCCCGACCTCGGTCTGA
- the recO gene encoding DNA repair protein RecO — translation MPTYRDEAVILRTHKLGEADRIVTMLSRRHGKVRAVAKGVRRTSSKFGSRLEPFMVADVQLYEGRSLDIVQQAESLGAYGTDIAAHYDRFTAANAMVETADRLSDAEATPEQYLLLVGGLRALSRGEHAPRSILDSYLLRVMSLSGWAPSLEDCARCGAPGPHSVFVAQLGGLVCHADAPAGSPRIAEKTLTLLRALIRGDWDLIDAAPHADTAAASGLVAAYAQWHLERGIRSLAHVSSTPGEGAR, via the coding sequence GTGCCCACCTACCGAGACGAAGCGGTGATCCTGCGCACCCACAAGCTGGGGGAGGCGGATCGCATCGTCACGATGCTGTCGCGGCGGCACGGGAAGGTGCGCGCGGTCGCCAAGGGCGTGCGTCGCACCTCGTCGAAGTTCGGCTCCCGTCTCGAGCCGTTCATGGTCGCCGACGTGCAGCTCTACGAAGGCCGCTCGCTCGACATCGTGCAGCAGGCCGAGTCGCTCGGGGCCTACGGCACGGACATCGCCGCGCACTACGACCGGTTCACCGCCGCGAACGCCATGGTCGAGACGGCGGATCGGCTCAGCGACGCCGAGGCTACCCCGGAGCAGTACCTCCTGCTCGTCGGCGGGCTGCGGGCGCTGTCCCGCGGCGAGCACGCTCCGCGCAGCATCCTCGACTCGTATCTGCTGCGCGTGATGTCCCTCTCGGGATGGGCGCCGTCCCTCGAGGACTGCGCGCGCTGCGGGGCTCCGGGGCCGCACTCCGTCTTCGTCGCGCAGTTGGGCGGACTCGTGTGCCACGCCGACGCGCCCGCCGGCAGCCCCCGGATCGCCGAGAAGACCTTGACGTTGCTGCGTGCCCTGATCCGCGGCGACTGGGACCTCATCGACGCGGCCCCGCACGCAGACACCGCCGCCGCCTCGGGTCTCGTCGCGGCGTACGCCCAGTGGCACCTGGAGCGGGGCATCCGCTCGCTCGCGCACGTGTCGTCCACCCCCGGAGAAGGAGCACGGTGA